The window tatatatatatatgtttgcaAGGGCAAAACATTGATACCTTGAATGAACTCAAAAGAGCGCCCCCAGAGAAGCCAATAGTAGAAGACgatgaatgcaaaatgcaaattcaattaaatagGCTGTTtataaaagcataaaatataaaaatgtggTCCAGTTGGAGCTGCTCTCCTTGCACCCCGCTCCACGCCAGTCAAACCTCTGCGATATTAAAAGCGAGAATTGATACATTAAACTTATTGGTcggataattaaaatatagtcaataaaaaaaaagaaaaaaagagaagaagaagaagaagagaaaaaagaaaaagaaaggagaaaaagaaacaaacaaaagaagaagaagaggggaatgataaaaaaatgagaaaattaataaataaactttaaaGCATATTTTTCTAAGTGTTATGGATAGGATGGCTTCATAATCCTGACTTTAGGGGATGCCAATTTCCCTTCCAGTGGTGGGGGCTGTGTTTTTAAGAGAGCTCCTAGGGGGAAAAGGGAGGGGGTAAGGGGTTTTCATCCATCTCAACTTCCCTCTCCTTTCCTGATGTTTGCTGCGCTGATTTGAGGGTACATCTTGAAGGTTGGGAGGTGATGGGAGTTTTAGGATGCTCGATTTGGCTTCTGGGAGTGGATCTGACGTGTAGAGGGGGAGGCTTTCACCGAGAGAGGGGAGTCTTTCTTTGGAGTGGGGGTTCTATGTGTTTCCCAGAGGGTCATTTTTTGTGATGGTGGGCCTTGCCAAAGGGGACTTGTTCTGCTCGTTCTTGGGTGTATTGGTTGGGGTTGTGGGAGGTTATGTTGGGGAGGGGTGCTGGGGGGGCTTTGATCACAGGATGGACTTTTGTTAGGGAGGGGGGGCATTGTTTTGCAGGGGGTATGTTGCAGGTTGATGTATGTTTTGGTCTGGATTGATGGCGGTCTCTGCTGGCCGAGAGTTTGCCTGGCCATTATTCTGTTGTCGGGTTTGGTAAGGGTGGATGGTGCTGCTCCGCTGAATGTTTGCTGGTCCTTCTTTGGGTGCACATGGCTACTCAAGCTATGCAATGAGGTGTTTGGGTTTGTTTCTTGTGCTGGTTTTGCTGCCTTCTGCTAGAGAGTGCCATGCTGCTGTTTTTCTCATTGCTGCGGACTAGGACCTTTCTTCGACGATCAAAAGGCATCAAGGGATCTTGAGTTCCTTGCTTTGCATGATTCTTATCCGCTCGGACGCTTTGGCTttgattttggttattttgCATTATTATCCTTAGGAATTTAGTTTTAGGCTGATGAGTGTATTTGACTTCTGTTGCCAGTTCATGTGTTTAGGCAGGTTTGAGTTTCTTGGCTTTTGGTTGCTGATCATTCTGGGACTACTGCAAATTACGTGGGCAGTTGGATCCTTGTTTGAACAGGTTTTGCCAGACCGGTCTTTATGCCAATGGGAGTCTCTGGCAAATCTTAGCTTGAGGCTCACAATGGCATATCATGGCTAATAAAatccactttttttttaaaaaaaactcctTCTTAATGTTGCTATTTCTGCATTTAAAAATTGCCAATTTCGGTGTCCTcattttctaattttgtttCGATAATATTGACGGGGATGCTTCCTTGCAAATAAAGTAAAAGTTATCCACAATAACAATAACAAAAGTCAAAGTGTATGTATACCTGACATTATTGAACACAGAATATTCAACAAATAGCAAATACTGACTATTATACCCgataaatgagaaaagaatGATTGCCACCAAACAAAGTCAAATCAAGTTTATACACAAACATAATTGTCTCTGTTCCTCCACTTATTCATGCCTATTTTCCTGCACTTATTCAACAAATAACAAGGTTTTGCTAGTTTTCCACTTGGACATGAATTTCTTGACctaattcaaaatttgaaatcaatGTTACCAAAAAGACAAATGGATTCCAAAGGGCAGATATTTAAGCttactcaaatcaaatttaCGAATACAATTTTGCTTCAACAAACCTGGCCTTGGGAAAGTTTCCTTAAAGCTCCAACATCTTTCTTTCTAGCAAGCTCTCTGGCATCGCTCAACAGGGAAAGATATTCGTGATACCTGTCATTCTGACCTTATAGAGAAGGATAAAGAGGAAATGTTAGGACAAATTAATATACTATTTAGAAGTCAACTAAAACCAAATGGGGGGTGGCAGATAGTACTAAATTTAACCACGTCGATCTGAATTTGCTCTAAATATTGCACAATGCTTGATTTAGCTCAAATAAGGGGTCCCATGTAGAAAACATCCAGATTTATGACTAGGAAGCACTCTTGCTCATCGGATATCGGCTCACTAATTATGCACTAGGAGAGGTAACTTGggattgttttaattttatcattacATCTTAACTAGTTAGTTACTGTGACTGCCAACATTGTGTTTTTGTTGCAGGACTCTCCCTAATTCTTTGGATaatgaataaatatttaattatcccAAAAAAAACACCTTGGGAGTTGTGATTGTTGGTCTTAGAAAGAATATTCTTAAATTTAgttaatactttttttttgttatttttaagtatttatttaatttttatgttttacaacaaaaaataataatcaaaagCGAAAATATCAGCATTGCATCCTGGCTAATAAAATTAATCCTTATCAAAACGCTGGGCTTAGCTAAGGTATTGTGTTGAGGTGAGTTGAAAAGAGAGATGTTGCATTCGAGACTAATTAGTGCTCTGTTTCCATACTAACAGTAAGATGGAAAAATATAATTCAAgcaattgagaaaatttaatgGAAAAATATGGTACCATCtgttgcctcaaattaagaaTGCGTTCTTGGGCTTCAACCTTTCGCTGGCGTAGTTCCCTTTGCTGCTGTATTAAAAGGCGTGCCTCTTTTTCAATAGCCTTAAGATCCTTCTCGATACGCACAATCTCCGGCATCACTTCAGAACTCTCCCGTCTTAACTCCATTGATATTTTGTTCACAAGCTACATATTTATGGcaaatatgataatattaatattattatactTCAGAGAGAAGCAAAGTTGATGGATTAATAAAGCTTTAAATAGGACTGTTTTTACTTTGATTTGCTCCTGTATGGCCCTTTTCGCGCTCAAGGGGTTCCAAGGCTCACCCTTGGCAATGGCATCTCCCACagctttctcctttctctcttcaaTTTGTTTCATCTTTTCAACCATCTGTATATACCTCGCTTTATCTATATTCCCGTAACTATACCACCAAATCTGCCACAGGAGTCCCAACGAACCCATcagcaattaattaattaaaaacgACACCAGCAAAATTAAAGAAGACGATGATGTAAGCTAAGATCACTGAGTCTCCAGCGGTTATCTTACATATTCTTGTAATAATGGCCTAGGGTCAATGAAATCATTGAGTCTCTGTTGGCTTCTAGCTATCTCTTTCAAGATTTGCCTTTCTGTAGCCATATTACTACTTCCATGTAGCATCCTGCGTTTGAAGCCCTGCAACCATTTCAGTAGTCCTATATGAGAGTCAAACCAACACCCCCCCTCCCccgttcaaaaaaaaaaaagcaaaacgAAAAGCAAATAATCGGAGTATTAACTTAATTTAGTAGTAATAGTATATATCCTTACATGAGTATTTTGTTCTTTGGAGAAGGAGGACTTATTGGCTCCTCCCTTCCCAAAATTCAGCCTATCCAAAGCTGCTTGCAGATGTTCCAACATCATTTTTTGCCACTCCATTCCGCCCATAATGCCACGTGGACGATTCAATAGTTTCTGTCGTTGAGACCAACCAGCTATCTGTTTTTGCTGTCCAGACAGAACAGAATAATTCTTTAACATTAATTTATTAGTCACTGCTCCTTACTTTTCCTTAATTGTAAGTCGTTTAAAATTCTGTTTAGCTATTGCTTTTGTTATTGAACACAGAAAGTATGTTTAGAAAACGTCTGCTTTATGCAATCTAGTTGGTGCTTAACATACGTTATGATCACTATTATCAGAGAAagagaaacttaaaaataaaacaatattatcTAGATCATAATATGCAACATAAGAAATAAATGGCAAACCAAAACTGAGGATCTCATGATGAGTTCATACCCTTAATATCTTGTATCTCTCGTTGATTCGAATTATATCTTGATCCATTTTTTCAATCAGCCTTTCATCCTCTAAAGAGTCTTTATAGGGCCAGAACTTGACAAAATAGAATCGATGAACCTTTTTAGGCTTTTTGAGTTGTAAATCAAGCTTCTCGATTGCACTTGACATTACGTCTGCTTCATCTTTAAAAACCGGAATTTGCTGCATCGAATTAGCTTCCAAGCAGTCCGTTGCCATGATTTTCTGCCAATATTTTGATACAATAATACAATCAGCTGCTGAACATTAAATTGTATAATTATGAAACATTTTCTTTCTGAAATTAGGAAACAAGAAGGCTCGACCAATATAAACAATGAAAATTGAAACTGTGGAGTGTGGACTCTTTAAATTAATGagctgagaaaaaaaataagaaaacaaatgcataaaagaaaaagaaacgaaaacaaatatcatttatacAGAACAAAGCTTCGGTTCAGTGCACAAAAGAACCTACATCCATGTACAATTTTCGAGATCAATTTAATGATCAGCCAATTCGAATATTATCTATAGAGAGATGCTTAAAAAtgccaaaagagaaaaaaaatgtatataaatatgaaataaGGTGTTATAATGTCTTAAAAACAGGCATGGATGCTTACCTTGGATACAGTTGAGATGGCCTTTCGAACGCAGGAAAATGATTGGCAGGTACAAATAAATAAGCTGAATAGAAGAATGCGTTCCAGTTTAAGCCCCAAGCCCTTGCACCCCACGCCAAGTCACTAGTCAACTGATTGCCAGCACCTCCTTACGTTCTTCTTTTatccattttttctttaaaatattttatcactTCCGTGATTTTTATTGAGTTGACTAATGGGAGGAGCAAAAGTAATATGCTTGCATTTTCTTtcgaaagaagaaaaaagaaaggtaatGCTTCTGTAAGTATTCTTATCACATTCACATTTGAatataagaattaaaatataaatcattacattttttattttcaaaaaagttCGAATCTAAttgttaaataaagaaaatatatatctatCATTGAACTGAACGTTCAAGTTAACCTTAATTAATCTGATATCGGAATTAGAAAACATGTCCCACCAATTCATTGCAAAACAGTTGCAGTGCCAATGTTTCAAGTGTGGTTGTGTTGGACAGAATTCATTGAAATAACCAGCAGAGAAACGAGATGAGAGAAATAAGCCTCATGGGACAAGGATAAAGAAGTTATAATGGATTATGGAAGTTAATTGACTACTGGTTCTGAATCCAAAGAACAAGCAGAGTAAGGGCAGTGGATGGTGGTTAGTCAGAGACGTTCTCGATATTTGGACGAACTTCAAGCTGGCTCATCAAGCAAGGGGAAGGAAATCGGCCTATCCAAACAGGAGTCAAGTGGACGGATTAGGAAAATTGCCAAGCCCATTAACCAAAATATTCCAAGCACTTGGTCCTCAAGCCAATGaagataaatatatacaaGCCCATTAACCAAAATATTCCAAGCACTTGGTCCTCAAACCAATGaagatacatatatatatggagaGTTGATCATGATGAAACACTTAGCAGTAAGATGTAACTCGGTTATATACGAAGtgtaaaattattaaagaaatttagagtgtttgagctctttttttttttttttggaaatgagtaaataaaaattataattataaaagtaGTCTCCTTATTAAGCACTAAGAAAGtaacaatttaatttaaagaaaCCAATTGCGGCATCTTGCACTACATAAGCCATAACTTTATTCATatcatttacatttttttgtgTACGTGATCATCGATCTATAATTGTTAAACATAGAAAGGGGTTTCTTCATCGATTCCCTTTGGTTCACCGTTGATTCATGCCTAAACACTCTCTTCTTCATAGAACTTCTATTTCTAGGAGCATTTCCATCGGTATTTGCAATTGCTTCACTACTGCTTCAATAATATCTGTGCATTGTTTGATAGGTTGGAGGCCCTCAGGGTACGTAAGTGTTTCTTGATCGTAGTTCCTGCTCCGTCCATCCCTACTCAATTGGCTGTTATCAAGTGACCTTCTGATACTAATCTCATAATTAGTTCTGAAGGCTCCATCATACTTGTGATTCCACACCGACGCATGAATTCTTTGACCTAATCCAAAAATCGAAAAAAGTGTTAGTAAACAACAAATGCAAACAGATTTAAGCTTTAATTATATCGaatcaatttcattaaaagtTTTGCCTGGGCGTCGGAGAGTTTCCTTAGAGCTTCCACATATTTCTTTCTAGCAAGCTCTCTAGCGTTGCTTAACAGCGAAAGATATTCGTGATACCTGCCGTTCTGAATTAACAGAGAAGCATATGGAGAGGAATCAGGACGAcgaattatatatttaaaaggCAATTATCTTCACTGCTATAGTC is drawn from Theobroma cacao cultivar B97-61/B2 chromosome 4, Criollo_cocoa_genome_V2, whole genome shotgun sequence and contains these coding sequences:
- the LOC18602310 gene encoding uncharacterized protein LOC18602310, with amino-acid sequence MATDCLEANSMQQIPVFKDEADVMSSAIEKLDLQLKKPKKVHRFYFVKFWPYKDSLEDERLIEKMDQDIIRINERYKILRQKQIAGWSQRQKLLNRPRGIMGGMEWQKMMLEHLQAALDRLNFGKGGANKSSFSKEQNTHGFKRRMLHGSSNMATERQILKEIARSQQRLNDFIDPRPLLQEYIWWYSYGNIDKARYIQMVEKMKQIEERKEKAVGDAIAKGEPWNPLSAKRAIQEQIKLVNKISMELRRESSEVMPEIVRIEKDLKAIEKEARLLIQQQRELRQRKVEAQERILNLRQQMNDRYHEYLSLLSDARELARKKDVGALRKLSQGQVKKFMSKWKTSKTLLFVE